A section of the Pimelobacter simplex genome encodes:
- a CDS encoding ScyD/ScyE family protein yields the protein MWKITARIGIGVIAVALATATTPALAGDTGGSAGGARATGHALRTITPLNGPRGIDALGHGRTLVSETNGDFSLVIERRHKPARVIRLGNLPTDFPPAIARGRHGTIYLLTGASGPPPAERSAAPLQGRARAAAAADPAPGATLFMWRPGWAAPKPVADIGAYQATDPDPSDQEGFPEDSNPFGVVALRDGTVLVSDAAGNDLLRVWPRTGKIRTVARLLPRLVPVPAGLPDVPPEEGGPLPPAGTPILSEAVATSVTVGADGYWYVGELRGFPATPGTSQIWRIKPGTTNATCDPAHPWKGACKRYADGLTSITDLAAGPRGIYALELSKKSWLGFELGLPGAEEGGLFLVRRPGHPPRIRELAAGKLILPGGVDVSDHVYVVGPLFGPGALLRLR from the coding sequence ATGTGGAAGATCACGGCCCGGATAGGGATCGGGGTGATCGCCGTCGCCCTCGCCACGGCGACCACGCCGGCCCTGGCGGGCGACACCGGTGGGTCCGCCGGTGGCGCCCGCGCCACCGGGCACGCACTGCGCACCATCACGCCGCTGAACGGCCCTCGGGGTATCGACGCGCTGGGCCACGGCCGCACCTTGGTCAGCGAGACGAACGGCGACTTCAGCCTGGTCATCGAGCGCCGGCACAAGCCGGCCCGGGTGATCAGGCTGGGCAACCTCCCGACCGACTTCCCGCCCGCGATCGCCCGGGGGCGACACGGCACCATCTACCTGCTGACGGGCGCCTCCGGGCCGCCGCCGGCCGAGCGCTCCGCGGCCCCGCTGCAGGGCCGGGCCCGGGCGGCCGCCGCCGCCGATCCGGCTCCCGGGGCGACGCTCTTCATGTGGCGCCCGGGCTGGGCGGCACCGAAGCCGGTGGCCGACATCGGCGCCTACCAGGCCACCGACCCTGACCCGTCGGACCAGGAGGGCTTCCCCGAGGACAGCAACCCGTTCGGGGTGGTCGCGCTGCGCGACGGCACGGTGCTGGTCTCCGACGCCGCCGGCAACGACCTGCTGCGGGTGTGGCCGCGGACCGGCAAGATCCGCACGGTGGCCCGGCTCCTGCCGCGCCTGGTGCCGGTGCCCGCGGGGCTGCCCGACGTCCCGCCCGAGGAGGGTGGCCCGCTGCCGCCCGCCGGTACGCCGATCCTGTCCGAGGCGGTCGCCACGTCGGTGACGGTCGGGGCCGACGGCTACTGGTACGTCGGTGAGCTGCGCGGCTTCCCGGCCACCCCCGGCACCTCGCAGATCTGGCGGATCAAGCCCGGCACGACCAACGCCACCTGCGACCCCGCCCACCCGTGGAAGGGCGCCTGCAAGCGGTACGCCGACGGCCTGACCTCGATCACCGACCTGGCGGCCGGGCCACGGGGGATCTACGCACTGGAGCTGTCCAAGAAGAGCTGGCTCGGCTTCGAGCTCGGTCTGCCCGGCGCGGAGGAGGGCGGTCTGTTCCTGGTCCGCCGTCCCGGACACCCCCCGCGGATCCGTGAGCTCGCTGCCGGAAAGCTCATCCTTCCCGGCGGCGTCGACGTGAGCGATCATGTCTACGTCGTGGGCCCCTTGTTCGGCCCCGGAGCCCTCCTGCGGCTCCGCTGA
- a CDS encoding acyl-CoA carboxylase subunit beta: protein MSDNAEPTLRDLAADLRDRLARVRQGGSEAARTKHTDRGKLLVRDRVDGLLDPGSPFLELAPLAAYGMYGKGEGDDHAVPAAGVVAGIGRVEGRNTLVVANDATVKGGTYYPMTVKKHLRAQTVAAENRLPCVYLVDSGGAFLPMQDEVFPDKEHFGRIFFNQANMSARGIPQLAAVMGSCTAGGAYVPAMSDETVIVKNQGTIFLGGPPLVKAATGEVVSAEDLGGGDVHARKSGVVDHLADDDAHALRILRGIVATLPDQPRATDLAPVEDPLEPPESLYDVVPTSTRTPYDVREVVRRLVDGSRFQEFKQLYGETLVCGFARIHGHRVGIVANNGILFSESALKGAHFVELCNQRGIPLLFLQNISGFMVGREYENRGIARDGAKLVTAVACSVVPKLTVVIGGSFGAGNYGMCGRAYDPRFLWMWPNSRISVMGGDQAAGVLATVAGREDDEEFKAPIKEQYERQGSPYYASARLWDDGVIDPADTRRVLGMALDVVSTVPTPDPNYGIFRM from the coding sequence GTGTCCGACAACGCCGAGCCCACCCTCCGGGACCTCGCTGCCGACCTCCGCGACCGCCTGGCGCGGGTGCGCCAGGGTGGCAGCGAGGCCGCGCGCACCAAGCACACCGACCGCGGCAAGCTGCTGGTCCGCGACCGGGTCGACGGCCTGCTCGACCCCGGCAGCCCCTTCCTCGAGCTCGCGCCGCTGGCGGCGTACGGCATGTACGGCAAGGGCGAGGGCGACGACCACGCCGTCCCCGCCGCCGGTGTCGTGGCCGGCATCGGCCGGGTCGAGGGCCGCAACACCCTGGTCGTCGCCAACGACGCGACGGTCAAGGGCGGCACCTACTACCCGATGACGGTCAAGAAGCACCTGCGTGCCCAGACCGTCGCCGCCGAGAACCGGCTGCCCTGCGTCTACCTCGTCGACTCCGGCGGCGCCTTCCTGCCGATGCAGGACGAGGTGTTCCCCGACAAGGAGCACTTCGGCCGGATCTTCTTCAACCAGGCCAACATGTCCGCGCGCGGCATCCCGCAGCTCGCCGCGGTGATGGGCTCGTGCACCGCCGGCGGCGCCTACGTCCCGGCGATGTCCGACGAGACGGTCATCGTCAAGAACCAGGGCACGATCTTCCTCGGCGGCCCGCCGCTGGTGAAGGCCGCGACCGGTGAGGTCGTCAGTGCCGAGGACCTCGGCGGCGGCGACGTCCACGCCCGCAAGAGCGGTGTCGTCGACCACCTCGCCGACGACGACGCCCACGCGCTGCGCATCCTGCGCGGCATCGTCGCCACGCTGCCCGACCAGCCGCGCGCCACCGACCTCGCGCCGGTCGAGGACCCGCTCGAGCCCCCCGAGTCGCTCTACGACGTCGTGCCCACCAGCACCCGCACGCCGTACGACGTGCGCGAGGTCGTCCGCCGCCTCGTCGACGGCAGCCGGTTCCAGGAGTTCAAGCAGCTCTACGGCGAGACGCTGGTGTGCGGCTTCGCCCGCATCCACGGTCACCGGGTCGGCATCGTCGCCAACAACGGCATCCTGTTCAGCGAGTCCGCGCTCAAGGGCGCCCACTTCGTCGAGCTGTGCAACCAGCGCGGCATCCCGCTGCTGTTCCTGCAGAACATCTCCGGCTTCATGGTCGGCCGCGAGTACGAGAACCGCGGCATCGCCCGCGACGGCGCCAAGCTCGTCACCGCGGTCGCCTGCTCCGTCGTGCCCAAGCTCACCGTCGTCATCGGCGGCTCCTTCGGCGCCGGCAACTACGGCATGTGCGGCCGCGCCTACGACCCGCGCTTCCTGTGGATGTGGCCCAACTCCCGGATCTCCGTGATGGGCGGCGACCAGGCCGCCGGCGTGCTCGCCACCGTCGCCGGCCGCGAGGACGACGAGGAGTTCAAGGCGCCGATCAAGGAGCAGTACGAACGGCAGGGCTCGCCGTACTACGCCAGCGCCCGGCTCTGGGACGACGGCGTGATCGACCCCGCCGACACCCGCCGGGTGCTCGGCATGGCGCTCGACGTCGTCTCGACGGTGCCCACGCCCGACCCCAACTACGGCATCTTCCGGATGTGA
- a CDS encoding ATP-binding protein: MITTLLMANRGEIARRVFRTCRDLGIRTVAIHTDIDADALHVRDADVAIRIPSYLDADAVLAAAKEAGADAIHPGYGFLSENAGFAEAVTGAGIAWVGPTPRVIEQMGRKDAARDLAVAAGVPVVPSYGLDEDPATFAYPVLVKAAAGGGGKGMRVVRAAADLEAGIAAAKREAASAFGDDTILIEKYVERGRHIEVQVLGDQHGAVVHLGTRECSVQRRHQKVIEEAPAPALDDDLRARIHDSAVALSASVGYQNAGTIEYLLDASTGDFYFLEMNTRLQVEHPVSEIHAGVDLVALQLAVAAGEPLPFDQSGLRFYDHAIEARIYAEDAFGGFLPQAGTAALVHWPERARVDHALESGQVVSTSYDPMLGKVIVSGRDRTAARRALVAALDDTAILGLTTNTGFLRALAAGPEFAEPGGIDTAWLDRTELTRPDPAPARAIAARLWLDANTAASGPFAGDGFRMGAPAAVPVVELDEPAAPVARVPEGTIARASAHEVELVHRGQRFVFVRPDASADHGAAAGDGTVVAPMPGTVLDVRVAEGQQVAEGDVLGVVEAMKMELALKAPYAGVVTSVSAATGQQVALGAELFVVEEAAE, from the coding sequence ATGATCACCACGCTCCTCATGGCCAACCGCGGCGAGATCGCCCGCCGCGTGTTCCGCACCTGCCGCGACCTCGGCATCCGCACCGTCGCGATCCACACCGACATCGACGCCGACGCGCTCCACGTGCGCGACGCCGACGTCGCGATCCGCATCCCCTCCTACCTCGACGCCGACGCGGTGCTCGCTGCCGCCAAGGAGGCGGGCGCCGACGCGATCCACCCCGGCTACGGCTTCCTGTCCGAGAACGCCGGCTTCGCCGAGGCCGTCACCGGCGCGGGCATCGCCTGGGTCGGCCCGACGCCCCGGGTGATCGAGCAGATGGGCCGCAAGGACGCCGCCCGCGACCTCGCCGTCGCGGCGGGCGTGCCGGTCGTGCCGTCGTACGGGCTCGACGAGGACCCCGCCACCTTCGCCTACCCGGTGCTGGTCAAGGCCGCCGCCGGCGGCGGCGGCAAGGGCATGCGCGTGGTCCGCGCGGCGGCCGACCTCGAGGCCGGGATCGCCGCGGCCAAGCGCGAGGCGGCGAGCGCCTTCGGCGACGACACCATCCTCATCGAGAAGTACGTCGAGCGCGGCCGCCACATCGAGGTGCAGGTGCTCGGCGACCAGCACGGCGCCGTCGTCCACCTGGGCACCCGCGAGTGCTCGGTGCAGCGCCGCCACCAGAAGGTCATCGAGGAGGCGCCCGCCCCGGCGCTCGACGACGACCTGCGCGCCCGGATCCACGACTCCGCGGTCGCGCTGTCGGCCTCGGTGGGCTACCAGAACGCGGGCACGATCGAGTACCTCCTCGACGCGAGCACCGGCGACTTCTACTTCCTGGAGATGAACACCCGCCTCCAGGTCGAGCACCCGGTCTCCGAGATCCACGCGGGCGTCGACCTCGTCGCGCTTCAGCTCGCCGTGGCCGCGGGGGAGCCGCTGCCGTTCGACCAGTCCGGGCTGCGGTTCTACGACCACGCGATCGAGGCGCGGATCTATGCCGAGGACGCCTTCGGCGGGTTCCTTCCGCAGGCCGGCACCGCCGCGCTCGTCCACTGGCCCGAGCGCGCGCGGGTCGACCACGCGCTCGAGAGCGGCCAGGTCGTGAGCACGTCGTACGACCCGATGCTCGGCAAGGTCATCGTCTCGGGCCGCGACCGCACCGCCGCGCGCCGCGCGCTCGTCGCCGCGCTCGACGACACCGCGATCCTCGGGCTCACCACCAACACCGGCTTCCTGCGGGCGCTCGCGGCCGGCCCGGAGTTCGCCGAGCCCGGCGGCATCGACACCGCCTGGCTCGACCGCACCGAGCTGACCCGGCCCGACCCGGCCCCCGCCCGGGCGATCGCGGCGCGGCTCTGGCTCGACGCCAACACCGCCGCATCGGGCCCGTTCGCCGGCGACGGCTTCCGGATGGGGGCGCCCGCCGCCGTCCCGGTCGTCGAGCTCGACGAGCCCGCCGCGCCGGTCGCGCGCGTCCCCGAGGGGACCATCGCCCGGGCGAGCGCGCACGAGGTCGAGCTGGTCCACCGGGGCCAGCGCTTCGTGTTCGTGCGCCCCGACGCCAGCGCCGACCACGGTGCCGCCGCCGGCGACGGCACCGTCGTCGCGCCGATGCCCGGCACCGTGCTCGACGTACGCGTCGCCGAGGGCCAGCAGGTCGCCGAGGGCGACGTCCTCGGCGTGGTCGAGGCGATGAAGATGGAGCTCGCCCTCAAGGCGCCCTACGCCGGCGTCGTCACCAGCGTCTCGGCCGCCACCGGCCAGCAGGTCGCCCTCGGTGCCGAGCTGTTCGTCGTCGAGGAGGCCGCCGAGTGA
- a CDS encoding hydroxymethylglutaryl-CoA lyase codes for MTALPMVVPEPGLPPKVTIYEVGARDGLQNEKTSVPTEVKAEFVRRLLGAGLPIVEATSFVHPKWVPQLADAAELMTGLTAELGDAARQLPVLVPNQRGLDRAVELGLRHVAVFASATETFASKNLNRTLESQFEMFEPTIAAALAAGMDVRGYVSMCFGDPWEGAVPVEQVVAVGRRLLDLGVGQLSLGDTIGVATAGHVRALVAAFGAAGIGPDRLALHFHDTYGQALTNVHAGLQAGITTFDASAGGLGGCPYAKSATGNLATEDLVWFLTGLGIEHGVDLDAVVATSVWMAGQLGRPSPSAVVRALGEH; via the coding sequence GTGACCGCGCTGCCGATGGTCGTCCCCGAGCCGGGACTGCCCCCGAAGGTGACGATCTACGAGGTCGGCGCCCGCGACGGCCTGCAGAACGAGAAGACGAGCGTCCCGACCGAGGTCAAGGCGGAGTTCGTCCGCCGGCTCCTCGGCGCCGGCCTGCCGATCGTCGAGGCGACGAGCTTCGTGCACCCGAAGTGGGTGCCCCAGCTCGCCGACGCCGCCGAGCTGATGACCGGCCTGACCGCCGAGCTCGGTGACGCCGCCCGCCAGCTGCCCGTCCTCGTACCCAACCAGCGCGGTCTCGACCGGGCCGTCGAGCTGGGCCTGCGCCACGTCGCGGTCTTCGCCTCGGCGACCGAGACCTTCGCGAGCAAGAACCTCAACCGCACCCTCGAGTCCCAGTTCGAGATGTTCGAGCCGACCATCGCCGCCGCGCTCGCGGCCGGCATGGACGTCCGCGGCTACGTCTCCATGTGCTTCGGCGACCCGTGGGAGGGCGCCGTCCCCGTCGAGCAGGTCGTCGCCGTCGGCCGGCGCCTCCTCGATCTCGGCGTCGGCCAGCTCAGCCTCGGCGACACCATCGGGGTCGCCACCGCGGGTCACGTGCGCGCGCTCGTCGCGGCGTTCGGTGCCGCCGGGATCGGCCCGGACCGGCTCGCGCTGCACTTCCACGACACCTACGGGCAGGCGCTCACCAACGTCCACGCGGGCCTGCAGGCGGGGATCACGACCTTCGACGCCTCGGCGGGCGGCCTCGGCGGCTGCCCCTACGCCAAGAGCGCGACCGGCAACCTCGCCACCGAGGACCTCGTCTGGTTCCTCACCGGGCTCGGGATCGAGCACGGCGTCGACCTCGACGCGGTCGTCGCCACCAGCGTGTGGATGGCCGGTCAGCTCGGCCGGCCCAGCCCCTCAGCGGTCGTTCGCGCTCTCGGGGAACACTGA
- a CDS encoding EcsC family protein codes for MAPRLKPSGLTKGLAVEAARQLAPRAVQMAPGLTQSFVREALQRAIQGVGPLPPAAAAAEEQLREQRGNVDKAIREVIENHVAYAGVEGMATNLGGLITATIVAPASIAGLALIQCRMVAGIAHLRGHDLDDPRVRNAILVCILGEDVVRTMVKRQQIPAPPMAIATAPHHDPTLDRTVSTVLAGELVGRVVGKRMVTTIGKRVPLVGGAVGGVADAWSTWRVGRYAGREFLPRAAR; via the coding sequence ATGGCACCGCGTCTCAAGCCGTCCGGACTCACCAAGGGCCTCGCCGTCGAGGCCGCCCGCCAGCTCGCGCCGCGCGCGGTCCAGATGGCGCCCGGGCTGACGCAGTCGTTCGTGCGCGAGGCGCTGCAGCGGGCGATCCAGGGGGTCGGGCCACTGCCGCCGGCGGCGGCCGCGGCCGAGGAGCAGCTGCGCGAGCAGCGGGGCAATGTGGACAAGGCGATCCGCGAGGTGATCGAGAACCACGTGGCGTACGCCGGCGTCGAGGGCATGGCGACCAACCTCGGCGGGCTGATCACCGCGACGATCGTGGCGCCGGCGAGCATCGCCGGGCTGGCGCTCATCCAGTGCCGGATGGTGGCGGGTATCGCGCACCTGCGCGGGCACGACCTGGACGACCCGCGGGTGCGCAACGCGATCCTGGTCTGCATCCTCGGGGAGGACGTCGTGCGGACGATGGTGAAGAGGCAGCAGATCCCGGCGCCGCCGATGGCGATCGCGACCGCGCCCCACCACGACCCGACGCTCGACCGCACCGTGTCGACGGTGCTGGCCGGCGAGCTGGTCGGGCGGGTGGTCGGCAAGCGGATGGTGACCACGATCGGCAAGCGGGTCCCGCTGGTGGGTGGTGCGGTCGGCGGGGTGGCCGACGCGTGGAGCACCTGGCGGGTGGGGCGCTACGCCGGGCGCGAGTTCTTGCCGCGCGCGGCGCGGTAG
- the aat gene encoding leucyl/phenylalanyl-tRNA--protein transferase — MPVEPPASPWAFPSRADLAALPVLDPGGLDQPDDPGEGTHDPSDLVAIGADLAPGTLLAAYRTGLFPMPEGRSVGWWCPAFRGVLPLDGLRVSRSLRRSVRDFEIRIDTAFDEVVAACADPVRPHGWIDRRIARAYGDLHRLGWAHSVEAWQDDRLVGGLYGVAVGGLFAGESMFHHVTDASKVALVGLVAALSGDADGAAGRRLIDVQWATRHLTGLGVREITRTEYVGRLARLVEVPAASCWTS, encoded by the coding sequence ATGCCCGTCGAGCCGCCCGCGTCCCCCTGGGCCTTCCCGAGCCGGGCCGACCTCGCCGCGCTCCCCGTCCTCGACCCCGGCGGTCTGGACCAGCCGGACGACCCCGGCGAGGGCACCCACGACCCCAGCGACCTCGTCGCGATCGGCGCCGACCTGGCGCCGGGGACCCTCCTGGCGGCGTACCGCACGGGGCTCTTCCCGATGCCCGAGGGCCGCTCGGTCGGCTGGTGGTGCCCGGCCTTCCGCGGCGTGCTGCCCCTCGACGGCCTGCGGGTCTCGCGCTCGCTGCGCCGCTCGGTGCGCGACTTCGAGATCCGGATCGACACCGCCTTCGACGAGGTCGTCGCCGCGTGCGCCGACCCGGTGCGCCCGCACGGGTGGATCGATCGCCGCATCGCCCGTGCGTACGGCGATCTGCACCGCCTGGGCTGGGCGCACTCGGTCGAGGCGTGGCAGGACGATCGCCTCGTCGGCGGCCTGTACGGCGTCGCCGTCGGCGGCCTGTTCGCCGGGGAGTCGATGTTCCACCACGTCACCGACGCCTCCAAGGTCGCGCTCGTCGGCCTGGTCGCGGCGCTGTCCGGGGACGCCGACGGCGCCGCCGGCCGCCGGCTGATCGACGTCCAGTGGGCCACCCGGCACCTGACTGGTCTAGGTGTGCGCGAGATCACCCGCACCGAGTACGTCGGCCGCCTGGCCCGCCTCGTCGAGGTCCCCGCAGCGTCGTGCTGGACGTCCTGA
- a CDS encoding PT domain-containing protein, translating to MLLPKRPLATAGAAVLLALSLTACGGGAPSDASVKDYCKAVKGDTANTDFLKAFEDKDYDKILDLFKEQAKKVEEVGTPKGIPDDAREGFEIQLDAIKKIDSDDVKKAFESEDGADPFKDKISKDDEKKVEAYSKYESETCSDSIDVPTPDLPSDLPTDLPTDLPTDLPTDLPTELPSDLLSNLPTDPAELESLLSDLPTSAS from the coding sequence ATGCTTCTCCCCAAGCGCCCGCTGGCCACCGCCGGCGCCGCCGTCCTGCTGGCCCTCTCGCTGACCGCCTGTGGTGGCGGCGCCCCGAGCGACGCCTCCGTCAAGGACTACTGCAAGGCGGTCAAGGGCGACACCGCCAACACCGACTTCCTCAAGGCCTTCGAGGACAAGGACTACGACAAGATCCTCGACCTGTTCAAGGAGCAGGCCAAGAAGGTCGAAGAGGTCGGCACGCCCAAGGGCATCCCGGACGACGCCCGCGAGGGCTTCGAGATCCAGCTCGACGCGATCAAGAAGATCGACAGCGACGACGTCAAGAAGGCGTTCGAGTCCGAGGACGGCGCCGACCCGTTCAAGGACAAGATCTCGAAGGACGACGAGAAGAAGGTCGAGGCGTACTCGAAGTACGAGTCCGAGACCTGCTCCGACTCCATCGACGTCCCGACGCCGGACCTCCCGTCCGACCTGCCGACGGACCTCCCGACGGACCTGCCGACGGATCTCCCGACGGACCTGCCGACGGAGCTGCCGTCCGACCTCCTGTCGAACCTGCCGACCGACCCGGCCGAGCTCGAGAGCCTGCTCTCCGACCTGCCGACGTCCGCGTCCTGA
- a CDS encoding rhodanese-like domain-containing protein → MIPSVEIDGVPDPLPTDLVVLDVREDDEWAAGHIDGAVHIPLMELPARLGEFVELEAPQTLVVCKAGGRSARAVAYLAQQGYDVVNLVDGMMGWERAGRAMVADTGQPPQVI, encoded by the coding sequence ATGATCCCTTCGGTCGAGATCGACGGCGTGCCCGACCCGCTGCCCACGGACCTCGTGGTGCTCGACGTGCGCGAGGACGACGAGTGGGCGGCCGGCCACATCGACGGCGCCGTCCACATCCCGCTGATGGAGCTGCCCGCGCGCCTGGGCGAGTTCGTCGAGCTCGAGGCGCCGCAGACGCTGGTCGTGTGCAAGGCCGGCGGTCGTTCGGCCCGCGCGGTGGCGTACCTCGCCCAGCAGGGCTACGACGTGGTGAACCTCGTCGACGGGATGATGGGCTGGGAGCGGGCCGGGCGGGCGATGGTCGCCGACACCGGTCAGCCGCCGCAGGTCATCTGA
- a CDS encoding LysR family transcriptional regulator: MLDLHRLRLLREVHGRGTVHAAARALGYSPSAVSQQLAVLEREAGTALLERTGRNVRLTEAGQVLVRHAIALLEGVEAAEADLATVAAGRAAGVVRVSAFQSATLSLVAPAVRALAASDPDIRVEVVEAEVEQAVPALRLHQYDLAIGDEYDDLPRPVHTDLHRERLLRERLRVVLPADHPEAGSTEVRLDRLAGLVWAGCQPGTGHRAMQLRACRQYGGFEPDLRYSSDDFLIQLEMVRVAGAGALLPDLVLDERGAGLAVRALAGAPLGREVYLITRRTRTPAVAAVAAALHAVTARLPALSKVDP, from the coding sequence ATGCTCGACCTGCACCGCCTCCGGCTGCTCCGCGAGGTGCACGGGCGCGGCACGGTCCACGCGGCCGCCCGCGCGCTCGGCTACTCCCCCAGCGCGGTCTCCCAGCAGCTCGCCGTGCTCGAGCGCGAGGCCGGCACCGCGCTCCTCGAGCGCACCGGCCGCAACGTCCGGCTCACCGAGGCCGGCCAGGTGCTGGTCCGGCACGCGATCGCGCTGCTCGAGGGCGTCGAGGCGGCCGAGGCCGACCTCGCCACCGTCGCCGCCGGCCGCGCGGCGGGCGTCGTCCGGGTCTCGGCGTTCCAGTCGGCCACCCTCAGCCTGGTGGCGCCCGCCGTCCGCGCGCTCGCGGCGAGCGACCCCGACATCCGGGTCGAGGTGGTCGAGGCCGAGGTCGAGCAGGCGGTACCGGCCCTGCGCCTGCACCAGTACGACCTCGCCATCGGCGACGAGTACGACGACCTGCCCCGCCCCGTCCACACCGACCTGCACCGCGAGCGCCTGCTGCGCGAGCGCCTGCGCGTCGTCCTCCCTGCGGACCACCCCGAGGCCGGCTCCACCGAGGTCCGCCTCGACCGGCTCGCCGGGCTGGTGTGGGCCGGCTGCCAACCGGGGACCGGCCACCGCGCGATGCAGCTGCGCGCCTGCCGCCAGTACGGCGGCTTCGAGCCCGACCTGCGCTACAGCTCGGACGACTTCCTCATCCAGCTCGAGATGGTCCGGGTCGCGGGGGCGGGCGCGCTGCTGCCGGACCTGGTCCTCGACGAGCGCGGCGCCGGGCTCGCCGTACGGGCGCTTGCGGGGGCGCCGCTGGGCCGCGAGGTCTACCTGATCACCCGCCGGACCCGGACGCCCGCCGTCGCGGCGGTCGCGGCGGCGCTGCACGCGGTCACCGCGCGGCTGCCCGCGCTCTCTAAGGTGGACCCATGA
- a CDS encoding DMT family transporter, with translation MGRLSCLLSAVGFGLMAVFAKSAYAEGVSVEGLLVVRFGLAAVVLLAVAGTTGALRRLTRRAALVGLGMGVFGYAVQASFYFSALRHLDASLVALILYIYPALVMLVAVLTGRERVSRRRVAALTVALAGIGLVLVGAGAASGGLDPRGALLALGAALTYTGYIVVGDRFTDGAPPVALAAVICSGATLALVGVGGVRGGTSLDFTATGWLWLVAIALVSTVGAVLLFFAGMARVGPSTAAILSILEPVVTVVSAAVMFGELLTAVQVAGGALVLAAVVLVRQPVAGPPRPARPARVRPYLSSLLMRRSASGLPPV, from the coding sequence GTGGGTCGCCTCTCCTGCTTGCTGTCCGCCGTCGGCTTCGGGCTGATGGCGGTGTTCGCCAAGTCGGCGTACGCCGAGGGCGTGTCGGTCGAGGGTCTGCTCGTGGTCCGCTTCGGCCTCGCGGCCGTCGTCCTCCTCGCCGTCGCGGGCACCACCGGTGCGCTGCGCCGGCTCACCCGGCGCGCGGCCCTGGTCGGGCTCGGCATGGGCGTCTTCGGGTACGCCGTCCAGGCGAGCTTCTACTTCTCCGCGCTGCGCCACCTCGACGCCTCGCTCGTCGCGCTGATCCTCTACATCTACCCGGCCCTGGTCATGCTCGTCGCCGTCCTCACCGGCCGCGAGCGCGTCTCCCGGCGCCGGGTCGCGGCCCTCACGGTCGCCCTCGCCGGGATCGGCCTGGTCCTGGTGGGCGCCGGAGCGGCGTCCGGCGGCCTCGACCCTCGTGGCGCCCTGCTCGCGCTCGGCGCGGCCCTGACCTACACCGGCTACATCGTGGTCGGCGACCGCTTCACCGACGGCGCTCCGCCGGTCGCGCTCGCCGCCGTCATCTGCTCCGGCGCCACCCTCGCGCTGGTCGGGGTGGGCGGCGTACGTGGCGGCACCTCGCTCGACTTCACCGCCACCGGTTGGCTCTGGCTCGTCGCCATCGCCCTGGTCAGCACGGTCGGCGCGGTGCTGCTGTTCTTCGCCGGGATGGCCCGGGTGGGGCCGTCCACCGCCGCCATCCTGTCGATCCTCGAGCCGGTCGTGACCGTGGTGAGCGCCGCCGTGATGTTCGGCGAGCTGCTCACCGCGGTGCAGGTCGCGGGCGGCGCGCTCGTGCTCGCGGCGGTGGTGCTGGTGCGCCAGCCCGTGGCGGGACCGCCCCGGCCGGCGCGCCCCGCGCGGGTGCGGCCCTACTTGAGCAGCTTGCTCATGCGCCGGTCGGCGAGCGGCTTGCCGCCCGTCTGA
- a CDS encoding Fpg/Nei family DNA glycosylase encodes MPELPEVEALALDLRGRLDGRAITRVHVAAFSALKTYDPPLSAVEGTLVDDVRRHGKFLDIEASGLHLVLHLARAGWVRWKDEVPALPPRPSTKSTLAVRIVLDEQDGVSPGLDITEAGTKKSLALYLVRDPLDVPGIASLGPDPLTDDFTPERLAGILADAGRKQLKGVLRHQGTIAGIGNAYSDEILHAARMSPFKPSDSLTDDELATLYAAVRDTLGDAVERSRGLAASELKKEKKSNLAVHGQTGKPCPVCGDIVREVSFADSSLQYCPTCQTGGKPLADRRMSKLLK; translated from the coding sequence GTGCCCGAGCTGCCCGAGGTCGAGGCGCTGGCCCTGGACCTGCGGGGCCGGCTCGACGGCCGCGCCATCACCCGCGTCCACGTCGCCGCCTTCAGCGCGCTCAAGACCTACGATCCCCCGCTGTCCGCCGTCGAGGGGACGCTCGTCGACGACGTCCGGCGTCACGGCAAGTTCCTCGACATCGAGGCCAGCGGCCTGCACCTCGTGCTCCACCTCGCCCGCGCCGGCTGGGTGCGCTGGAAGGACGAGGTCCCCGCTCTGCCGCCGCGTCCCAGCACCAAGTCGACGCTCGCGGTCCGGATCGTCCTCGACGAGCAGGACGGCGTCTCCCCCGGCCTCGACATCACCGAGGCCGGCACCAAGAAGTCCCTCGCGCTCTACCTGGTCCGCGACCCGCTCGACGTCCCCGGCATCGCCAGCCTGGGCCCCGACCCGCTCACCGACGACTTCACGCCCGAGCGCCTCGCCGGCATCCTCGCCGACGCCGGCCGCAAGCAGCTCAAGGGCGTCCTGCGCCACCAGGGCACCATCGCCGGGATCGGCAACGCCTACTCCGACGAGATCCTCCACGCCGCCCGGATGTCGCCCTTCAAGCCCTCCGACAGCCTCACCGACGACGAGCTCGCCACGCTCTACGCCGCCGTCCGCGACACCCTCGGCGATGCGGTCGAGCGCTCCCGCGGGCTCGCGGCCAGCGAGCTCAAGAAGGAGAAGAAGTCGAACCTCGCGGTCCACGGCCAGACCGGCAAGCCCTGCCCGGTCTGCGGTGACATCGTGCGCGAGGTGTCGTTCGCGGACTCCAGCCTGCAGTACTGCCCGACCTGTCAGACGGGCGGCAAGCCGCTCGCCGACCGGCGCATGAGCAAGCTGCTCAAGTAG